Proteins found in one Salvia splendens isolate huo1 chromosome 10, SspV2, whole genome shotgun sequence genomic segment:
- the LOC121752569 gene encoding peptide-N4-(N-acetyl-beta-glucosaminyl)asparagine amidase A-like → MTNLPLFTHSFGNTYNLPPVAANYSSPLDCTWSNAVLQFSGASNGSQYDRISAVWLAGPELLRTSTPESTPHGISWTFRKDITRYSFLLRRSNLTLSIMLENIVDDTSTGIFHVNITFLFYNIRKSSISSPRKLIHNFPTKSLELDQIPADLIILVSAAGEEGFWFRIQSENDDVSREIQIPSHTYRAVIEVYVSAHGDDEFWYSNPPDYYIEKNGVGSY, encoded by the exons ATGACTAA CCTCCCCCTCTTCACCCACAGCTTCGGCAATACCTACAATCTCCCTCCAGTCGCCGCTAACTACTCTTCCCCCCTTGACTGCACCTGGTCCAACGCCGTCCTCCAATTCTCCGGCGCCTCCAATGGCTCACAATACGATCGCATCTCCGCCGTCTGGCTCGCCGGCCCTGAGCTCCTCCGCACCAGCACCCCTGAGTCCACCCCTCACggaatctcctggaccttccGTAAAGACATCACCCGCTACTCCTTCCTCCTCCGCCGCTCCAACCTCACCCTCTCCATCATGCTCGAGAACATCGTCGACGACACATCCACCGGCATCTTCCACGTCAACATCACCTTCCTCTTCTACAACATCAGAAAATCCTCAATCTCAAGCCCTAGAAAACTCATACACAATTTTCCCACTAAGTCGCTCGAATTGGACCAAATCCCTGCCGATTTGATCATCCTGGTGTCGGCCGCAGGGGAGGAAGGGTTCTGGTTCAGAATCCAGAGCGAGAACGACGACGTTTCCAGGGAGATTCAAATCCCTAGCCACACGTACAGAGCAGTGATCGAGGTCTACGTCTCTGCCCACGGCGACGACGAATTCTGGTACTCAAACCCACCGGATTACTACATCGAGAAGAACGGAGTAGGCTCTTATTAA
- the LOC121753075 gene encoding ubiquitin carboxyl-terminal hydrolase 3-like — MATPSSKRWLPLEANPEVMNQFIWGLGVSPDEAECFDVYGLDEDLLAMVPQPVLAVLFLYPITKKSEEERIQQDSTTKESSGGPYFMKQTVGNACGTVGLLHAVGNVTSEIKLVEGSYLDKFFKATANMDASQRATFLENDREMEDAHSVAATAGETEASDDVDTHFICFTCADGQLYELDGRRAGPISHGASSSNTILQDAAKVIQKFIQKNPDSINFNVIAISKKTGA, encoded by the exons atggcgACACCTTCTTCAAAGAGATGGCTTCCTCTTGAAGCAAACCCTGAAGTTATGAACCAG TTTATTTGGGGACTTGGTGTTTCCCCGGATGAGGCAGAGTGCTTTGATGTTTATGGACTTGATGAAGATCTCTTGGCAATGGTTCCACAACCTGTACTCGCGGTGTTGTTCCTCTACCCCATTACGAAAAAG AGTGAGGAAGAGAGAATTCAACAAGATAGTACGACAAAG GAATCTAGTGGTGGACCTTACTTTATGAAGCAAACTGTAGGAAATGCCTGTGGAACTGTTGGACTTCTTCATGCTGTCGGCAATGTAACTTCTGAGATAAAACTTG TTGAGGGGTCTTACCTGGACAAATTCTTCAAGGCGACTGCAAATATGGACGCGTCACAG CGTGCAACATTCCTTGAAAATGATAGAGAAATGGAAGACGCACATTCAGTTGCAGCAACTGCTGGTGAAACTGAG GCATCAGATGATGTTGACACACATTTTATCTGCTTTACATGTGCAGATG GACAACTGTATGAGCTCGATGGAAGGAGGGCTGGGCCTATTTCACATGGCGCATCTTCGAGTAACACCATATTACAG GATGCTGCTAAAGTAATTCAAAAGTTTATCCAGAAAAACCCTGATTCAATCAACTTCAATGTTATTGCTATTTCGAAGAAAACTGGAGCATAG
- the LOC121751368 gene encoding transcription factor PRE3-like, which yields MSSRRSRSRHSGSSRVTEDQINDLVSRLQQLLPEMHNRRSDKKSATKVLQETCNYIRSLNREVDELSDRLSELLENADTTQADLIRSLLMH from the exons ATGTCGAGCCGAAGATCAAGATCAAGGCACTCTGGATCTTCAAGGGTCACAGAAGATCAAATCAACGATCTCGTCTCCAGGCTTCAGCAACTTCTTCCCGAGATGCACAATAGGCGCTCTGACAAG AAGTCGGCAACCAAAGTGTTGCAGGAGACATGCAACTACATTAGAAGCTTGAACAGAGAAGTTGATGAGTTGAGTGATAGGTTGTCTGAATTGCTTGAAAACGCAGACACAACTCAAGCTGATCTTATTAGAAGCTTATTAATGCACTAG